A single genomic interval of Ictalurus furcatus strain D&B chromosome 20, Billie_1.0, whole genome shotgun sequence harbors:
- the cc2d1b gene encoding coiled-coil and C2 domain-containing protein 1B: MFARKNKRPAAPKGQGAAAAKQMGLFLDFNPEDMMDVSVNVDDPDLEAEFAAIVGKKPTAAAKAKKTGKAPLPMEDIEKMTEACMKDLDDDDDDDDDLEDDEDLLAELQEVVGEEETDSGAETATSPGIEETGQVRPEPQDAKASSSTPPAAAAVCGSVEHTLQERIVMYNTAITNAKAAGESGKARRYERGLKTLQSMLASVRKGGKINEAEIPPPVASGNRGDAVPPSASPTSAPSPPEHNEESDSAVETSPVSTETISVSTLPEVKVSSAETSPVSVETSAGSLEPPASSDGPSAVILPEEERIPESPADAKVSAPSKEALLERQKQYRMAAVRAKQAGDLEQAKTHMKSSKSFDAALAALAKGESVDLGKLPPPLSGGTESSPKPAVKISQSSPNMQAHEAAVNPPGPVPPKTVLEALEQRMDKYKETCDQAKANGDERKARMYDRIVKQYQSAIRSHKAGRAVNYEELPVPPGFPPIPGQEAIKPEQGLAAALETASKLASNEADGGDDDDEEEEEETKKESKQPKAPAAVEKQKKQTMAVPQAVQRPKRTPSPSPERPTKNENPSSTVTEQVEMLEARRKQYMKAALQAKQKNDMEQARVYLRTAKSFEPLITAARSGKHVDLSKVPSPPADEDEDFIVVHHSEVEVSERAEEVYTQLSTMLKEQYEKCMTYSKQFTHMGNIAETTKFENIAERCKKSLEILKLAQNRGLEPPKHHFEERTYRTVRIFPELSSSDMVVMIVKGMNLPAPHGVAANDLDAYVRFEFPYPSTDQPQRQKTAVIKNNNSPEYNQSFTLNINRNHRSFKRAVQTKGLKLEVFHKGGFLRSDKPVGTAHVKLDKLETESEVREIVEVMDGRKPTGGRIEVRVRLREPLSGQDMQSVTERWLVLDQSHSI; the protein is encoded by the exons ATGTTTGCCAGGAAAAATAAACGTCCTGCGGCTCCCAAAGGCCAAGGAGCTGCTGCTGCCAAACAG ATGGGTTTATTCCTCGACTTTAACCCCGAGGACATGATGGATGTGAGCGTGAACGTGGACGATCCGGATCTGGAGGCTGAATTCGCTgccattgtggggaaaaaaCCGACTGCTGCTGCTAAAGCGAAAAAAACCGGCAAAG CTCCGTTACCAATGGAGGATATCGAAAAGATGACTGAGGCCTGCATGAAAGACctcgacgatgatgatgacgacgacgatgacCTCGAGGATGATGAAGACCtcctt GCGGAGCTACAGGAAGTGGTGGGTGAAGAGGAAACAGATTCTGGAGCAGAGACCGCCACCTCGCCTGGCATTGAGGAAACTGGGCAAGTGAGGCCAGAACCACAG GACGCGAAGGCGTCGTCCTCCACCCCCCCGGCGGCAGCAGCAGTATGTGGTAGTGTTGAACACACACTTCAGGAGAGAATCGTTATGTACAACACCGCCATAACCAACGCTAAAGCTGCAGGAGAGTCGGGTAAAGCTCGCCGCTACGAACGAGGGCTCAAG ACTCTACAGAGCATGCTAGCGTCCGTACGTAAAGGAGGAAAGATAAACGAAGCAGAGATCCCCCCTCCAGTGGCGTCTGGTAACCGTGGCGACGCTGTTCCTCCCTCGGCTTCTCCCACATCCGCACCGTCCCCACCCGAGCATAACGAAGAGTCGGACAGCGCTGTGGAGACTTCACCCGTTTCCACGGAGACCATCTCTGTGTCCACGCTGCCG GAAGTGAAAGTATCCTCAGCAGAGACCTCGCCCGTTTCCGTGGAGACCTCCGCTGGTTCTCTGGAGCCGCCAGCCAGCAGTGACGGTCCGTCTGCTGTGATCCTGCCCGAGGAGGAGCGTATCCCAGAATCCCCTGCAG ATGCAAAAGTAAGTGCCCCCAGTAAGGAGGCGTTGTTGGAGAGACAGAAGCAGTACAGGATGGCCGCTGTGAGGGCGAAACAAGCCGGAGATCTGGAACAGGCCAAAACACACATGAAGAGCAGCAAG AGTTTTGATGCTGCGCTCGCGGCGCTGGCGAAAGGAGAGAGCGTGGACCTCGGTAaacttcctcctcctctgtctGGAG GGACGGAATCTTCTCCAAAACCAGCTGTAAAGATTTCGCAATCATCCCCGAACATGCAGG CACACGAGGCGGCAGTGAATCCGCCCGGACCGGTCCCGCCCAAAACCGTTTTGGAAGCTCTGGAGCAGAGGATGGATAAATACAAAGAGACGTGCGATCAGGCTAAAGCTAACGGCGACGAACGCAAAGCTCGCATGTACGATCGCATCGTCAAG CAATATCAGAGCGCCATCCGCTCACATAAAGCAGGACGAGCTGTTAATTACGAAGAGCTGCCAGTACCGCCag GTTTTCCACCAATCCCAGGACAGGAGGCGATTAAACCTGAGCAGGGATTGGCTGCCGCGCTGGAAACAGCCAGTAAGCTCGCTTCTAACGAGGCAGACGGCGGAGACGacgatgatgaggaggaggaagaggaaacaaagaaagaaagcaaacag CCCAAAGCTCCAGCAGCAgtggagaagcagaagaagcagaCGATGGCGGTTCCTCAGGCAGTCCAGCGTCCTAAAAGAactccttcaccttcacctgAGAGACCTACCAAGAACGAGAACCCGTCTTCCACAG TGACGGAGCAGGTGGAGATGTTGGAGGCTcggaggaagcagtacatgaagGCGGCGCTGCAGGCCAAACAGAAGAACGACATGGAGCAGGCCAGGGTTTATTTACGCACAGCCAAGAGCTTCGAGCCGCTGATTACTGCAGCACGCAGCGGAAAACACGTCGACCTCAGCAAG gTCCCGTCTCCCCCTGCCGATGAGGACGAGGACTTCATCGTGGTCCATCACAGTGAGGTGGAGGTGTCTGAGAGAGCTGAGGAGGTTTACACTCAGCTCAGCACCATGCTCAAGGAGCAGTACGAG AAATGTATGACTTACTCCAAGCAGTTCACTCACATGGGGAACATCGCTGAAACAACGaa ATTTGAGAACATTGCAGAGAGATGTAAGAAGAGTCTGGAGATCCTGAAGCTGGCCCAGAACCGAGGACTCGAGCCTCCTAAGCACCACTTCGAGGAGAGAACGTATCGCACCGTCAG gatCTTTCCGGAGCTCAGCAGCAGTGACATGGTGGTGATGATAGTAAAAGGAATGAATCTTCCGGCTCCCCACG GCGTGGCGGCGAACGACCTGGACGCGTACGTCCGGTTCGAGTTCCCCTACCCCAGCACA GATCAGCCTCAGAGACAGAAAACTGCggtgattaaaaacaacaacagtccCG AGTACAACCAGAGCTTCACCTTAAACATCAACCGTAACCACCGCAGCTTCAAGAGAGCGGTGCAGACCAAAGGCCTGAAACTGGAAGTGTTTCATAAAGG tggcTTCCTGAGGAGTGATAAACCTGTAGGAACAGCTCATGTTAAACTGGACAAACTGGAGACTGAGAGTGAAGTGCGTGAGATAGTGGAG gtgatGGATGGCCGGAAGCCCACAGGAGGTCGAATAGAGGTCAGGGTTCGTCTTAGAGAGCCACTGAGTGGTCAGGACATGCAGTCGGTCACCGAGCGCTGGCTGGTGCTGGACCAATCACAC TCGATCTGA
- the elovl1a gene encoding elongation of very long chain fatty acids protein 1a produces the protein MIQEVFSNLMRFYDYLLKRTDVRVRDYPLMQSPITMTLILLSYVFLVLYVGPRYMASRKPYNLKTPMVVYNFSMVFFNAYIVYEFMMSGWATTFTWRCDLIDVSTAPQTLRMIRVAWLFYFSKYVELLDTAFFVLRKKHSQVTFLHIFHHSVLPWSWWWGITLTPAGGMGSFHAMINAMVHVIMYSYYGLSAAGPRFQKYLWWKKYMTAIQLTQFIVVSVHISQYYFMENCEYQVPIFIHLILMYGVLFFILFSNFWIQAYIKGKRLPVGSDDKPKQNGCANGTEAAMSANGTHLENGGVHYTNGFAVNGKVKEV, from the exons ATGATTCAGGAAGTGTTTTCAAATCTCATGAGGTTCTACGACTACCTCCTCAAACGAACAG ATGTGCGAGTACGGGATTACCCGCTGATGCAGAGCCCGATCACGATGACCCTCATCTTACTGAGCTACGTGTTTCTTGTACTGTACGTCGGGCCGCGCTACATGGCCAGCCGCAAACCTTACAACCTCAAAACCCCCATGGTCGTTTACAACTTCTCCATGGTGTTCTTCAACGCCTACATTGTTTACGAG TTCATGATGTCTGGCTGGGCGACGACGTTCACGTGGAGATGTGACCTCATCGACGTCTCGACCGCCCCGCAGACTCTCAGG ATGATTCGAGTGGCCTGGCTGTTCTACTTTTCAAAATATGTTGAACTTCTAGACACT gcTTTCTTTGTGCTGAGGAAGAAACACAGTCAGGTGACGTTCCTGCACATCTTTCACCACTCGGTCCTGCCCTGGAGCTGGTGGTGGGGCATCACTCTCACTCCAG CCGGGGGAATGGGTAGCTTCCACGCCATGATCAACGCGATGGTCCACGTCATCATGTACAGCTACTACGGCCTGTCCGCAGCCGGCCCGCGCTTTCAGAAGTACCTGTGGTGGAAGAAATACATGACCGCCATCCAGCTG ACTCAGTTTATCGTGGTGTCTGTCCACATCTCTCAGTATTACTTCATGGAAAACTGTGAATACCAGGTGCCCATATTCATCCACCTCATCCTGATGTACGGCGTGCTGTTCTTCATCCTCTTCTCCAACTTCTGGATCCAGGCTTACATCAAGGGCAAGCGGCTCCCGGTCGGCAGCGACGACAAACCCAAGCAGAATGGCTGCGCTAATGGTACCGAGGCGGCCATGTCGGCTAACGGCACACACCTGGAGAACGGCGGCGTGCACTACACTAACGGGTTTGCCGTGAACGGGAAAGTGAAGGAGGtatga
- the cdc20 gene encoding cell division cycle protein 20 homolog — MAHFGFENDMQNVLKLDMPITNAPMARWQRKASTSASANASALSPSKSANRSLSMSKTPSRTPGKNGKNQSTPSKAGGDRFIPVRNAKQLDVASFLISKENEPVEEAAASTQTNQKAWSVTLNGCDIEEAKILHLGGKPLNAPEGYQNNLKVLYSQVPTPVSLKKTRYISSVPERILDAPEIRNDFYLNLMDWGRLNVLAVALSEYVYLWDAATGMIVLLKKMEEENGYVTSVSWSKDGNFLAVGTSDCKVELWDVQSQKRLRSMDGHRARVSCLNWNDHVLSSGSRSGLIHQHDVRVANHHLFTLRGHTQEVCGLTWSPDGRYLASGGNDNLVNIWPSTQGGAQTAVHSFSEHQGAVKALAWCPWQSSILASGGGTSDRHIRIWNVNSGSCVTSWDTQSQVSSLVFAPNYKELISGHGFSHDKIFIWKYPSLAKVAELEGHEGRILNIALSPDGTTLASISSDETIRLWKCCEKDPTKKAKPASSSIIQQHIR, encoded by the exons ATGGCTCACTTTGGTTTCGAGAATGATATGCAGAACGTGTTGAAGCTGGACATGCCCATCACCAACGCCCCGATGGCCAGGTGGCAGAGGAAAGCCAGCACGTCCGCTTCGGCCAACGCGAGCGCTCTGTCACCGAGCAAAAGCGCCAACCGGTCTCTCAGCATGTCCAAAACGCCGAGCAGAACACCGG GGAAGAACGGTAAGAACCAAAGCACACCCTCGAAGGCCGGAGGAGACAGATTCATCCCCGTCAGAAACGCCAAACAGTTGGACGTGGCGAGTTTCCTCATCTCCAAGGAGAACGAGCCGGTCGAGGAAGCGGCGGCGTCCACA CAAACTAATCAGAAGGCCTGGTCCGTGACTCTGAACGGATGCGACATCGAAGAGGCCAAAATCCTGCACCTGGGAGGAAAGCCTCTTAACGCCCCCGAAG GTTACCAGAACAACTTGAAGGTTCTGTACAGCCAAGTTCCCACACCCGTGTCGCTGAAGAAGACCCGCTACATATCTTCGGTTCCAGAGAGGATTCTCGACGCCCCCGAGATCAGGAACGACTTCT ATCTGAACCTGATGGACTGGGGCAGACTGAACGTTCTGGCCGTGGCTCTTTCGGAATACGTGTACCTGTGGGACGCGGCGACGGGGATGATCGTGCTGCTGAAAAAGATGGAGGAAGAGAACGGCTACGTGACGTCCGTCTCCTGGAGCAAAGACGGAAACTTCTTGGCCGTCGGGACGAGCGACTGCAAAGTGGAg CTGTGGGACGTTCAGAGTCAGAAGCGTCTGCGCAGTATGGACGGTCATCGTGCCAGAGTCAGCTGCTTGAACTGGAACGATCACGTCCTATCCAG TGGTTCCAGGTCCGGTTTGATCCACCAGCACGATGTCCGTGTCGCCAATCATCACCTGTTCACACTCAGAGGTCACACGCAGGAGGTGTGCGGTCTCACCTGGTCTCCCGATGGTCGCTATTTAGCCAGCGGCGGCAACGACAACCTGGTGAACATCTGGCCGAGCACGCAGGGCGGAGCTCAGACGGCCGTGCACTCGTTCAGCGAACACCAAGGAGCCGTGAAG GCGTTGGCGTGGTGTCCGTGGCAATCGAGCATCCTGGCATCGGGAGGAGGAACCAGCGACCGCCACATTCGCATCTGGAACGTCAACAGCGGCTCGTGCGTCACTTCCTGGGACACGCAGTCTCAG GTCTCATCTCTCGTGTTTGCACCGAACTACAAGGAGCTCATCTCGGGTCACGGTTTCTCACACGACAAGATCTTCATCTGGAAATATCCCTCGCTCGCTAAGGTGGCCGAGCTCGAAG GGCACGAAGGCCGCATCCTGAACATCGCCCTCAGTCCCGACGGCACCACCCTGGCGTCCATCAGCTCGGACGAAACCATCCGCCTGTGGAAGTGTTGCGAGAAAGATCCCACCAAAAAAGCCAAGCCTGCGAGCAGCAGCATCATCCAGCAGCACATCCGATAA